One window of Microbispora sp. ZYX-F-249 genomic DNA carries:
- a CDS encoding DUF3000 domain-containing protein — protein MTLGEPPAPPAAFSRALETLRPAEVRPEIELEDIPAPQRLAPYSGAVGASVYRDDDELAVGRLIMLFDPEGQRGWEGPFRLVAYVRADMEPEMTTDPLLGPVAWSWLTEALDAHGARYAAVGGTVTRAVSEGFGGKADDPVTTEIELRASWSPLDEDLSPHAAAWCDLMCLAAGIPPLPPDVATLHPRPARRDDPKVP, from the coding sequence ATGACCCTCGGTGAACCGCCGGCGCCTCCCGCCGCCTTCAGTCGCGCGCTGGAGACGTTGCGCCCCGCCGAGGTACGGCCGGAGATCGAGCTGGAGGACATCCCCGCCCCCCAGCGGCTCGCGCCGTACTCCGGAGCCGTCGGGGCGTCCGTGTACCGCGACGACGACGAGCTCGCCGTCGGCCGCCTGATCATGCTCTTCGACCCCGAGGGCCAGCGCGGCTGGGAGGGGCCGTTCCGCCTCGTCGCCTACGTACGCGCCGACATGGAGCCGGAGATGACCACCGACCCGCTGCTGGGACCGGTGGCCTGGAGCTGGCTGACCGAGGCCCTCGACGCCCACGGCGCGCGGTACGCCGCGGTGGGCGGCACGGTCACCCGCGCCGTCTCCGAGGGGTTCGGCGGCAAGGCCGACGACCCCGTCACCACCGAGATCGAACTGCGCGCCTCGTGGTCCCCGCTCGACGAGGACCTGTCGCCGCACGCGGCCGCGTGGTGCGACCTCATGTGCCTGGCCGCGGGCATCCCCCCATTGCCGCCCGACGTCGCGACGCTGCACCCGCGTCCCGCCCGCCGAGATGATCCGAAAGTTCCGTAG
- a CDS encoding HRDC domain-containing protein encodes MTEPVVQPLLEPREGIPPVIEDSVALAAVVDAFARGTGPVAVDAERASGYRYSGRAYLVQLRRAGAGTALIDPIGCPDLSALDEAVSDAEIVLHAANQDLPCLAELGFRPRRLFDTELAGRLLGYERVGLGTMVELVLGLRLEKGHSAADWSSRPLPEDWLRYAALDVEVLVELRDVLHEELAATGKLGWALEEFAAILAAPALPPRTDPWRRTSGIHRVRTLRGLAVVRELWTLRDQIAREADLAPGRVLPDSAIVQAALDQPRTTKALTDITPFVGRSARRHLNDWLAAVNRARTMPEQALPQPVGPGDGPPPANRWADRDPAAARRLAAARTVVAALADEHRMPTENLLQPDAVRRLTWEPPVPISEETVGDRLRELGARDWQIGLTVHPLTKALERLEIKGEV; translated from the coding sequence GTGACAGAACCCGTAGTCCAGCCCCTGTTGGAGCCGCGCGAGGGAATCCCGCCCGTCATCGAGGACTCCGTCGCGCTCGCGGCCGTCGTGGACGCCTTCGCCCGCGGGACGGGGCCGGTGGCGGTCGACGCCGAGCGCGCCTCCGGATACCGCTACAGCGGCCGTGCCTACCTGGTGCAGCTGCGCCGGGCCGGCGCGGGCACCGCGCTGATCGACCCGATCGGGTGCCCCGACCTGTCCGCGCTGGACGAGGCCGTGAGCGACGCCGAGATCGTCCTGCACGCCGCCAACCAGGACCTGCCGTGCCTGGCCGAGCTGGGCTTCCGCCCGCGGCGGCTGTTCGACACCGAGCTGGCCGGACGGCTGCTCGGCTACGAACGGGTCGGCCTGGGAACCATGGTCGAGCTCGTCCTCGGCCTGCGGCTGGAGAAGGGGCACTCGGCGGCCGACTGGTCGTCCCGCCCGCTGCCGGAGGACTGGCTCCGTTACGCGGCACTCGACGTGGAGGTGCTGGTCGAGCTGCGCGACGTCCTGCACGAGGAGCTGGCCGCCACCGGCAAGCTGGGGTGGGCGCTGGAGGAGTTCGCGGCGATCCTGGCCGCCCCCGCCCTTCCGCCGCGCACCGACCCCTGGCGGCGCACCTCGGGCATCCACCGCGTGCGCACCCTGCGCGGGCTCGCGGTGGTGCGGGAGCTGTGGACGCTGCGCGACCAGATCGCGCGGGAGGCCGACCTCGCGCCGGGGCGGGTGCTGCCCGACTCGGCGATCGTCCAGGCCGCCCTCGACCAGCCGCGCACGACCAAGGCCCTCACCGACATCACCCCGTTCGTCGGCCGCAGCGCCCGCCGCCACCTCAACGACTGGCTGGCGGCGGTGAACCGGGCCCGCACGATGCCGGAGCAGGCCCTGCCGCAGCCCGTGGGGCCGGGTGACGGCCCTCCCCCGGCCAACCGGTGGGCCGACCGGGACCCCGCCGCCGCCAGGCGCCTCGCGGCGGCGCGGACCGTCGTGGCGGCGCTCGCCGACGAGCACCGCATGCCGACGGAGAACCTGCTCCAGCCCGACGCCGTACGCAGGCTGACGTGGGAACCGCCCGTGCCGATCAGCGAGGAGACCGTGGGCGACCGGCTGCGCGAGCTGGGCGCGCGGGACTGGCAGATCGGCCTGACCGTCCATCCGCTGACCAAGGCGCTCGAACGGCTGGAGATCAAAGGAGAGGTGTGA
- a CDS encoding glyoxalase: MRGDGRNAESPFGYRLHHVQLAIPAGAEDDCRAFYVDVLGMTEIGKPPALAARGGLWVRAGALEIHLGVEEDFRPARKAHPGILVTGLDDLAARLGTAGAEVAWDPHFPGHRRFYAHDNVGNRLEFLEPR; encoded by the coding sequence ATGCGGGGCGACGGCCGGAACGCGGAGTCTCCCTTCGGCTACCGGTTGCACCACGTCCAGCTCGCCATCCCGGCCGGGGCGGAGGACGACTGCCGCGCCTTCTACGTGGACGTGCTCGGGATGACCGAGATCGGCAAGCCCCCCGCGCTCGCCGCACGTGGCGGCCTGTGGGTGCGGGCCGGCGCCCTGGAGATCCATCTCGGCGTGGAGGAGGACTTCCGCCCCGCGCGCAAGGCGCACCCGGGCATCCTGGTGACCGGCCTCGACGACCTCGCCGCGCGCCTGGGGACCGCCGGTGCCGAGGTCGCCTGGGATCCGCACTTCCCCGGCCATCGTCGCTTCTACGCCCACGACAACGTCGGCAACCGCCTGGAGTTTCTCGAACCCCGGTGA